In Erigeron canadensis isolate Cc75 chromosome 6, C_canadensis_v1, whole genome shotgun sequence, the following are encoded in one genomic region:
- the LOC122604009 gene encoding uncharacterized protein At4g22758-like → MSTKKINRKPQDKAKKGRLTEKSMSFHGHDNEELVGNKLRRPRTVPDLLANASSFSTSTEVTLRPKLTKLLLNVTVQRSLGPLHILISPESSVGDLIADSLRMYSKEGRRPILSSLDPSSYGLHYSQFSLECLETDEKLIELGSRSFFLCPKQRVVLAKSGHDDLGQESQLGCAGRMMSSTQSSSTCSKEVEKVGWLRFMNF, encoded by the exons ATGTCAACGAAAAAGATTAACCGAAAACCACAAGACAAGGCTAAAAAGGGTAGATTAACCGAGAAATCGATGTCGTTTCATGGTCACGATAACGAAGAGTTAGTAGGGAATAAGCTAAGGAGACCAAGAACCGTGCCGGATTTGCTTGCAAATGCTAGTAGTTTTTCGACCTCCACAGAGGTTACTTTGCGTCCAAAGTTAACTAAGCTATTGCTTAACGTGACCGTACAAAGAAGCTTGGGTCCGTTACATATATTGATTTCACCCGAGTCAAGTGTTGGCGATCTTATTGCAGATTCTCTACGAATGTATTCCAAGGAAGGCAGACGACCTATCTTATCGTCACTTGATCCTTCCTCTTACGGCCTTCATTACTCGCAATTTAGCTTAGAAT GTTTGGAAACGGATGAAAAATTGATTGAGTTAGGTTCAAGGAGTTTTTTCCTCTGTCCAAAGCAGAGGGTCGTCTTAGCCAAAAGTGGTCATGACGACCTTGGACAAGAGTCACAACTTGGGTGTGCCGGGAGGATGATGTCATCAACACAATCATCGTCTACTTGCTCTAAGGAAGTAGAAAAAGTAGGTTGGCTTCGATTCATGAACTTCTAG